The nucleotide sequence ATCAAAATAAAGCCACTCGACAACACCGAGTAATCCCCCATTAGATGAAAAAATAAACGCAATATTCTCAATATCTATTGTTATAGAAAAAATGCCAAGTTTTAAGCAACAGGTTCAAAAGTAGATAGACTCGGTAACCAATCTTGCCGTAATTTAGCAATAGCTAATTCTTTTTGCTTTGCTTCTACTTCTATCCAAGGCGCATAGCGGTAAGAACTCGGCATAACCGTAATGAAATCACTATGGCGTGGGTCGTTAAAAAACTGTTCCCCATTGGAAATATGAACCAGTTGCCATTGGGGAATTGCCCAAGTTGTCCGCGCTTGTGCTAACATTTCGGCAACGCTTGGGTCTTCATAAGTGTCTAAATGTTCATGAATGACGTGATGATGAGCGTCAAAAACCATCGGAATTTCGGCGGCTCGACAAATTTCGATCAGGGTGGCGGCACTATAAGTATACTCATCATTTTCTAGGGTTAAACGTAATCGAATTGCATCGGGTAAAGAGCGAATTACACTCACTAACGGCTTTGCGCGATCGCCTTTTCCCCCGTGAATGTTCATCAATGACCAAGGGGACTGAGGGAGTCCGAGTAAGTCAAAGATCATCGCTTGAGCCGCCAGTATTTTTATACTGTTTTCTACCACCTGCGGACGATCTGAATTGAGGACAACAAACTGGGGAGGATGAGACACCAAGCGAATTCCTGATGTGAGCGCATAACGGCCGACTGTTTCTAGCATCGGTGCTAGTTGGGTTAAAACCCCTTCTCCTACTGGGTCATCTGAAAAGGGAAAAAGGGTAGAATTGATCCGATATAGGCGTATTCCTTCACTCACACAAAAGGTGATGGCAGCATTTAAACGGTTGATGTTATCGGTATAAAGTGCCTGCAAGAGTTGTTCTTGTTCACTAATAGATAGTGATAGTAATCTTTTGCGGGTTACAGTACGAAAACGAATCGTGCTATTAGCTGTAATGCATACTAGCCCCAATTCTGGTAAGTGAGCAGGAATTTTACTGTTCATTGATGGATCTCAGATGCGAGGTTAGCGGCAAATTCAGAAGCTCCGGGTTGCTTCTCTGGTTTCTGAGTATACCACCAGGCCCAGGCAATTAACACGGCTTGAAAGGGGAGTCTGAACCAATAGAGTAAGGGATGATGAGGAATGCCCTCAATAGGAATGCTATGAAGTGCTTGGTTAATATTGGCCGGAAAAACGGCTATAAATAGAGCAATGAGTCCCCAAGCGGCGAATACACTAATAAAGGGGATGAGTAAACCGATGCCGCCTAAAATTTCAAAGATGCCGCTCAGATAAACTAAGGTAAAGGGTTCAGGAAGTTGAGGAGGGATAATTCTAGCGTATTGATCAGGCCGGATAAAGTGAGTAGTACCCACTATCATCAGGCATACGGCGAAGATGCCGCGTAGTATTTCTTTGCGGCTAAACCGGTTAGAAGGCTGTTGCAATGATGTCATAAGCTTGATGATTAAAGGGTTTTTTGCGATTATTTAAACCTTAGCAAGTAGTGATGCAGAAGTCCTTCTGTCTAAAGAATTAATCGTTTTTGTAACTGTAGGGGAACTTGCATACATATAAAATGCTAGTCAGAAAACCCTTACCAGTGAAGTTGCCATCAAGACTTTATTGGTGTAAAATCCAAACCCAACTACCCTAATTTTTTTGAGTAAAGTTTAAAAATAAACATGAGTCATCTATTACAAAAGAATCAATCAATGCGGCTACCGAGCTTTCTAATTATTGGTGCTGCTAAATCAGGCACAACAACCTTATATCATTACTTGTCTCAGCATCCCAACATTTATATGCCTTATAGGAAAGAACCTGCTTTTTTCGCGGTAGATGAGAAATATGCTCAGGGTTTAGAATGGTATGCTTCGCTTTTTAATGACGCTAAACCCGATCAAATTTGTGGAGAAGCATCAACCGACTATACTAAGTTTCCACAGTATCCTGAAACGGCTGCAAGAATTGCTCAGACTTTACCCGAGGTAAAGATGATCTATATTATGCGGAATCCTGTAGATCGAGCTTACGCTTATTATATGCATTGGGGACGACAATTAGGATATAAAGAAACTTTTGAAGAGCGCATGAAGCAGACAAATATATATTTAGATGCCAGCTATTACATAATGCAGATTGAACAATATCTCCAGTTTTTTCCGAAAGAATCTTTTCGGTTTTTGTTGATGGATGATTTAATTCAACAACCGGCAAAAAGTTTGCAGGAAATTTGTCAATTTATTGGGGTTAGTCACGATATTGATTTAATGAGTAATATGGGAATAGTGGCTAATTCAGGCAAGAAAATTTTACAATATAAAATCCGAAACCAAATAACGGCTCCCTTGCGTAAGATCCCTGGATTCACCTCTCTATCATCATTAGTGCCTCAACAAGGGCGAGAGTGGATTTACAAGCAATTAAAAAATTTTTCCTATGGAAAAAACATTGAAGAATTTTACACCCCTAAACCTATGTTACCTGAAACTCGCCAATACTTATTAGAAAAGTTTAAAGAACCTAATCAAAAATTGGCTGAGTTCATCAACCGTGATTTGTCTCATTGGTCATATTAAGTTATAGTTTAGCCCGGGAGCTTCCTAATGGAATGGGAGCTTCCCATTTTTGTCATTCTGCTTAATTTGTGAAAATAAGATTTTCATACTAGAAAACTTCTTCAAATTTTTGACTTTTATGCTCTAAATAATCTTTATTAGATTTATTTATTTTTTTTAATTTCTTTCTTAATTTGGTTATTTGGCTACTGTTTAAATCAGGAGCAGTCATTTTACTCGTTACTATTCGAGCATAAATGGTAAATTCTGGCAAATGTTTCTGTAGTTGAGTAAGTGAAGCGTCTATTTGTTCAGCCGCTTCGGGTAAATGACTTCCTTTCAGTTCAATAAATATCGCTGATTGATCAGTACAGTTAACAATTAAATAATCACATTTTTTTCCTTCGATAATTAAACAACCATCTACTCGAACTAGGCAAAATTTTTTTGAAGTTTTGTTAATTATCTTATATATTCGCTTTTCGCGTTTATCTCTAGCAACGATTTCCTTTCTGTCATCACAAAAGTCTGTACATTGATGCTGTTCAAAATAGTCATTACCCATCGTTGTTTAATCATCCAGATTAAATAGTTTATCGAAGGTTTCGTTAATAATTCGAGATGCACTATCTATTTTTTCTGCTTGAATTAGCTTGAGTTCAGGATCAATTATAGATTCATAACTATCACCGTCAATAAAATAAGCTGAAGTTCGCTCAATATCAAGCCAAAGTTTAGGATTTACAAGTTTAGCAACTTCATCAGGTTTATCTTTTCCAATTTGGTGAGCATATAATAGGTTATTAAATGCAGAAAGGATATAAGGGCTATGGGTAGTTATAATAATTTGATTCTGGTTAACATTAGCTAATAAAGCCATTAATTTAACCATTTCGTTTTGTGCTTCTGGGTATAAATGGGTTTCGGGTTCTTCAATAACAGTAAGAAAATTAGCTCCGATTAAAATAAGTCGGAATATGAATAATATAATCCATAAAGCTTCTTGTTGTCCTGATGAAGCATATCCTAATTTAACATAATTTTGGTCATTAAAATATAATCTTTCTTCTTCGCCCACTACTTTATATTTACTTTTTAATATTTTATTCATAATTTTAATAGCTATTTCAGATTCTTCAAAATTTTCTTTATGCTCATCAATATTTTTATGACTTTTGATTATATCTATTAAATCATTTTGAAATTCAGGCTTAAAAACTTTAGTGATTCCTATAAAATTTTGATTAAAAATATCTAAAGTTTCAAGATTGAAGTCTGAATCTTTTAAGAACGATAATAAACTTCTTGATGCAGGAATAAATATGATTGTTTTATCATTTTCAAAGAAACTATTAATTCGTTTTGTTAAAATATCTAAATAATTTTCTCTTTCTGTATTTAATTTATTCTTATCTAATGTTTGCTTCTCTAAAATTTGATTATTTAATTCTTCTTGCTTATAATTTATGACTTCTCTAAATATTCGCTCTAATTCTGTAGTAATAATTTCACTCCAAACAATTTGTAAAGCAAATTTAACTTCTAGTCCAGAAAAAAATTTTTGTTTAAGAGGAACAAATTCTATAAATTTATTATCTGAATAGTAATATTTAATTTTAAAAGGAGGATTCTTGTCAATATCCCACCAAATAATCGAAAGGTTTCGGGATAAATTTTTTTTAAATTCTTCAATTAAGTTATTAGTAGTTGGTAAATCTGATTGTTTAATAACATTATTAATGAAGTCAATTAGAAAATTTTTAACAGACTTAAAGAAAAAAATCAACTTAGCAATGGTACTTTTCCCACTAGCTTGAGGACCAATAAAAATCATAACATCTTTGACCTCAGCCTCAAAATAAGAGACTGGGCCAAAGTTTTCAATAATTATTTTTTCCATTACGGATAAACAATTTCAGGAACGACGGTTTCTATAACTTCATCATCATCATCATCATCATCATCATCCTCGAGTTGAGCTTGAACTTGAACGTGATCTTGAACGTGATCTTGAGCTTGAACTTGAACGTGATCTTGAACGTGATCTTGAACTTGATCTTTATTAAACGTCAAAGCATTATCCACACAATCA is from Gloeothece verrucosa PCC 7822 and encodes:
- the uvsE gene encoding UV DNA damage repair endonuclease UvsE, coding for MNSKIPAHLPELGLVCITANSTIRFRTVTRKRLLSLSISEQEQLLQALYTDNINRLNAAITFCVSEGIRLYRINSTLFPFSDDPVGEGVLTQLAPMLETVGRYALTSGIRLVSHPPQFVVLNSDRPQVVENSIKILAAQAMIFDLLGLPQSPWSLMNIHGGKGDRAKPLVSVIRSLPDAIRLRLTLENDEYTYSAATLIEICRAAEIPMVFDAHHHVIHEHLDTYEDPSVAEMLAQARTTWAIPQWQLVHISNGEQFFNDPRHSDFITVMPSSYRYAPWIEVEAKQKELAIAKLRQDWLPSLSTFEPVA
- a CDS encoding DoxX family protein; protein product: MTSLQQPSNRFSRKEILRGIFAVCLMIVGTTHFIRPDQYARIIPPQLPEPFTLVYLSGIFEILGGIGLLIPFISVFAAWGLIALFIAVFPANINQALHSIPIEGIPHHPLLYWFRLPFQAVLIAWAWWYTQKPEKQPGASEFAANLASEIHQ
- a CDS encoding sulfotransferase domain-containing protein, which codes for MSHLLQKNQSMRLPSFLIIGAAKSGTTTLYHYLSQHPNIYMPYRKEPAFFAVDEKYAQGLEWYASLFNDAKPDQICGEASTDYTKFPQYPETAARIAQTLPEVKMIYIMRNPVDRAYAYYMHWGRQLGYKETFEERMKQTNIYLDASYYIMQIEQYLQFFPKESFRFLLMDDLIQQPAKSLQEICQFIGVSHDIDLMSNMGIVANSGKKILQYKIRNQITAPLRKIPGFTSLSSLVPQQGREWIYKQLKNFSYGKNIEEFYTPKPMLPETRQYLLEKFKEPNQKLAEFINRDLSHWSY
- a CDS encoding AAA family ATPase; this translates as MEKIIIENFGPVSYFEAEVKDVMIFIGPQASGKSTIAKLIFFFKSVKNFLIDFINNVIKQSDLPTTNNLIEEFKKNLSRNLSIIWWDIDKNPPFKIKYYYSDNKFIEFVPLKQKFFSGLEVKFALQIVWSEIITTELERIFREVINYKQEELNNQILEKQTLDKNKLNTERENYLDILTKRINSFFENDKTIIFIPASRSLLSFLKDSDFNLETLDIFNQNFIGITKVFKPEFQNDLIDIIKSHKNIDEHKENFEESEIAIKIMNKILKSKYKVVGEEERLYFNDQNYVKLGYASSGQQEALWIILFIFRLILIGANFLTVIEEPETHLYPEAQNEMVKLMALLANVNQNQIIITTHSPYILSAFNNLLYAHQIGKDKPDEVAKLVNPKLWLDIERTSAYFIDGDSYESIIDPELKLIQAEKIDSASRIINETFDKLFNLDD